Proteins co-encoded in one Balneolaceae bacterium genomic window:
- a CDS encoding acyclic terpene utilization AtuA family protein, with translation MKEKIKIASGQGFWGDLPNAPIDQVKNGEIDYLVMDYLAEVTMSIMQKQRMRNEKYGYARDFVDVIEATLQEIKHNGVKVISNAGGVNPVACKDAILEVADKAGIRGLKVAVVDGDDILPNLEEFIEAGHELKNMETGESIVTIKNDLLSANVYFGCRPIVEALEKGADIVITGRVTDTGLTLAPMVYEFDWDYENYDLMAAGTIAGHIIECGAQVSGGNFTDWKTVEDFVNIGFPIIEAIPDGSFYVTKHEGTGGLISEMTVKEQLLYEIGDPKEYITPDCIADFTSVRIKQDEKDRVKVWGIQGQPDTPTYKISASYYDGYKLSSTLVYSWPDALKKAKRAGDILLRRAENLGITFRETNVEFVGVNACNEDASELKKDQSDLNEVQLRISVHGDSKDDLDRFGKEIAPLILTGPSGVTGFAGGRPKASEVVAYWPALLDKKAVQPNVNLYEV, from the coding sequence ATGAAAGAAAAGATCAAAATTGCATCTGGACAGGGTTTTTGGGGTGATCTGCCGAATGCCCCCATCGATCAGGTAAAAAATGGAGAGATTGATTACCTGGTGATGGATTACCTGGCAGAGGTAACTATGTCTATCATGCAAAAACAGCGTATGAGAAATGAGAAGTATGGATATGCACGTGATTTTGTGGATGTCATTGAGGCGACTTTACAAGAGATTAAACATAATGGAGTGAAAGTGATCTCCAATGCCGGCGGGGTGAATCCGGTGGCGTGCAAAGATGCAATTCTTGAAGTTGCAGATAAAGCCGGGATTCGTGGTTTAAAGGTTGCTGTTGTGGATGGGGATGACATCCTGCCAAATTTGGAAGAGTTCATTGAAGCCGGTCATGAATTGAAAAACATGGAGACCGGTGAATCGATCGTGACAATAAAAAATGATCTGCTGAGTGCAAATGTTTATTTCGGATGCCGACCGATTGTAGAAGCTCTTGAAAAAGGAGCAGATATTGTGATTACAGGCCGGGTTACGGATACGGGGCTCACACTTGCTCCGATGGTATATGAATTCGATTGGGATTATGAGAATTACGATCTAATGGCAGCAGGAACCATTGCCGGACATATTATTGAGTGCGGTGCGCAGGTTAGCGGTGGTAATTTTACCGATTGGAAAACTGTTGAGGATTTTGTGAATATTGGATTTCCAATAATCGAGGCGATTCCGGACGGGTCATTTTATGTGACCAAACATGAAGGAACAGGAGGACTCATATCTGAGATGACGGTGAAAGAACAGCTCCTGTATGAAATAGGAGATCCAAAAGAATATATAACTCCCGATTGCATTGCCGATTTTACCAGTGTTCGTATCAAACAGGATGAAAAGGACCGGGTAAAAGTTTGGGGAATTCAGGGGCAGCCCGATACGCCCACCTATAAAATATCAGCAAGTTATTACGATGGTTATAAACTCTCCTCAACGCTGGTTTACAGTTGGCCGGATGCGTTGAAGAAAGCGAAAAGAGCAGGTGATATTTTATTGAGGCGGGCAGAAAATCTTGGAATCACATTCAGAGAAACCAATGTTGAATTTGTCGGTGTAAACGCATGTAATGAAGACGCGTCTGAGTTGAAAAAAGATCAAAGTGATTTAAATGAAGTACAGTTGAGAATTTCGGTGCATGGTGATTCAAAGGATGACCTGGATCGATTTGGGAAAGAAATTGCTCCCCTGATTTTAACCGGTCCGAGTGGTGTAACGGGATTTGCCGGAGGGCGACCAAAAGCGAGCGAAGTGGTTGCTTACTGGCCGGCTCTGCTCGATAAAAAAGCGGTTCAACCCAACGTGAATTTGTACGAAGTGTAG
- a CDS encoding amidohydrolase family protein yields the protein MKNIYYLSVALVLSCFLLPNSLLAQSPPAYALENVTIHHSDGSIIESGIIIWRDGVIEAVGSDAEIPFDAYSVIDGGDSLHVYPGFIDGLGTWGSPEPPENPKQPDDPGNPGYDRAGIQPDRSANDHLDASGNTITDVMKTGITTANLGLKGYMLAGQPDLYFLNGEETPDYLFKEATGYQFAFEGAPGGWTSRAYPSTTMGVMAQFRQLMYDAQALQDHMQYFADADGSIQPPKRDEVIESLFPVLNGDAKLFANVNTPENFERLMILDEEFDLDFILVSGKSIQYRSSELSEIGIPVLASIELPEKPDWMKDDEKSEELESEEERYRERQTEAYQAAAENIRTLLDEGVKVGFASIGLEADKLHEHLRGLREEGGLSDDEILQLLTVNTAEILDSGQTLGQLKAGFNASFAVFNSPFLEEKAAVKMVISNGEIHEF from the coding sequence ATGAAAAACATCTACTACCTGTCGGTGGCACTTGTTTTGAGTTGTTTTTTGCTACCGAATTCACTTCTTGCACAAAGCCCGCCGGCTTACGCATTGGAAAATGTAACGATTCATCACAGTGATGGCTCAATTATTGAGTCCGGTATAATTATCTGGCGAGACGGCGTGATTGAGGCCGTTGGTTCAGACGCTGAAATTCCGTTTGATGCTTATTCCGTAATCGATGGTGGCGATTCCCTCCACGTTTATCCCGGTTTTATTGATGGGCTTGGTACTTGGGGAAGTCCCGAGCCGCCGGAAAACCCCAAGCAACCGGACGATCCCGGAAATCCTGGCTATGATCGTGCGGGAATTCAACCCGACCGATCTGCAAATGATCACCTGGATGCGTCCGGCAATACAATCACAGATGTGATGAAAACCGGAATCACGACTGCCAATCTTGGTTTGAAAGGATATATGCTCGCCGGGCAGCCTGATCTTTATTTTTTGAACGGTGAAGAGACTCCTGATTATCTCTTTAAAGAAGCAACCGGTTACCAGTTTGCTTTTGAAGGAGCGCCGGGAGGATGGACAAGTCGTGCGTATCCATCAACCACGATGGGCGTGATGGCGCAGTTTCGACAGTTGATGTACGATGCTCAAGCGCTTCAGGATCACATGCAGTATTTCGCTGATGCAGACGGATCCATTCAACCCCCGAAAAGAGACGAAGTCATTGAGTCATTATTTCCAGTACTAAATGGCGATGCAAAACTATTTGCCAATGTAAATACGCCAGAGAATTTTGAACGATTAATGATTCTGGACGAAGAATTTGATCTGGATTTTATTTTGGTTTCGGGAAAGTCAATTCAATATAGATCATCAGAATTAAGTGAGATCGGCATACCGGTATTGGCTTCCATCGAACTTCCTGAAAAACCTGATTGGATGAAGGATGATGAAAAATCTGAAGAGCTCGAATCAGAGGAAGAACGATATCGAGAGCGACAGACGGAAGCGTATCAGGCCGCGGCCGAAAATATCCGAACGCTTCTTGATGAAGGAGTAAAAGTTGGTTTTGCAAGTATTGGCCTGGAGGCTGATAAATTGCACGAACATCTGCGAGGACTCAGAGAGGAGGGAGGTCTCAGTGATGATGAAATTTTACAGCTTCTCACGGTTAACACAGCAGAAATTTTGGACAGCGGCCAAACGCTTGGACAGTTGAAAGCAGGATTCAACGCAAGTTTTGCTGTATTTAATTCTCCTTTTTTGGAGGAGAAAGCAGCCGTGAAAATGGTCATCTCAAACGGAGAGATTCATGAATTTTAA
- a CDS encoding GWxTD domain-containing protein: MIKQISILTLLFFLLTTTIYGQRQEQQRSSAYQALLVRTDRPHAYFDHVTFPANDGTSQFAFLFRLDYDSANFLKTSANMEAPQPDAEYYANVQIGLEIFEGPVSRSRNSSRIPTSIHRDNWQDTLWVDSFEKTKSRTDYFQGLMNTHLDTGDYHYKVQLPRTELPAASGSRSSRRTGSTMPNTTRNVTITGLDGNEKPDFILLKSFQPNATSFSATFLNYGDNVLYGEDYSILIRLPSDSESNSLNLNLYRLTGGANTDSEELRHSQEISAENIVQLGDISLTNTNGEIGFEASISDEGNNYAYIQIPNKNFENSMYRLALEDSESDEVIGEKRITSQWLDMPVSLYNLDVAINMLRFIVSNEKLSELNSGSDSARERKFREFWAQRDPSPDTEFNELMTEYYNRIDYAYKEFSSLQVQGFNTDQGKAYILYGPPDQINRQLPTNAPTREIWEYPNKTLIFEATTGFGDFKLISEQQS, encoded by the coding sequence ATGATAAAACAAATATCTATTCTAACCCTGCTTTTTTTCCTTCTCACTACCACCATTTATGGTCAAAGACAAGAACAACAGCGCAGTAGTGCCTACCAGGCATTGTTAGTGCGTACAGATCGTCCACACGCATACTTTGATCATGTTACTTTTCCTGCAAATGATGGAACTTCACAATTCGCATTCCTTTTTCGGCTCGATTACGATTCTGCAAACTTTTTAAAAACCAGTGCCAACATGGAGGCGCCACAACCCGATGCTGAATATTATGCCAACGTCCAGATCGGTCTTGAAATTTTTGAAGGCCCGGTTTCCAGGTCAAGAAACTCTTCACGCATTCCCACATCCATACACAGAGATAACTGGCAGGATACGCTTTGGGTTGATTCCTTCGAAAAAACCAAATCAAGAACAGATTATTTCCAGGGTTTGATGAATACTCATCTCGATACCGGTGACTATCACTATAAAGTACAGCTACCACGAACAGAGTTGCCTGCTGCATCAGGAAGCCGATCATCACGAAGAACCGGTTCAACGATGCCGAATACTACACGAAATGTTACCATAACAGGTTTAGATGGTAATGAGAAACCTGATTTTATTCTCTTAAAATCCTTTCAACCGAATGCAACTTCTTTCTCAGCTACTTTTTTGAATTACGGGGATAATGTTCTTTATGGTGAAGATTACAGCATTTTGATTCGATTACCTTCAGATTCAGAGTCCAATTCCCTGAATTTGAATTTATACCGATTAACTGGAGGAGCAAATACCGATTCGGAGGAACTACGTCATTCACAAGAAATATCTGCTGAAAATATTGTACAACTTGGTGATATCAGCCTGACAAATACGAATGGTGAAATTGGTTTTGAAGCAAGCATCTCGGATGAAGGAAACAACTACGCTTATATACAGATTCCAAATAAAAATTTTGAAAACTCCATGTACAGGCTGGCCCTTGAGGACAGTGAATCGGATGAGGTGATTGGTGAAAAAAGAATCACCTCCCAATGGTTAGATATGCCGGTTAGCCTTTATAATCTCGATGTGGCTATTAATATGCTGCGGTTTATTGTAAGCAATGAAAAACTGAGCGAATTAAACTCCGGATCTGATTCTGCACGAGAACGAAAATTCAGAGAATTCTGGGCGCAGAGAGATCCCTCTCCAGATACCGAATTCAATGAATTGATGACGGAATATTATAACCGTATTGATTATGCCTATAAAGAGTTTTCATCTCTCCAGGTACAAGGTTTCAACACGGATCAGGGCAAAGCTTATATTCTGTACGGGCCACCAGATCAGATAAACCGCCAATTACCTACGAATGCTCCCACACGCGAAATCTGGGAATATCCAAACAAAACCCTCATTTTTGAGGCTACAACAGGCTTCGGCGATTTTAAACTGATTTCAGAGCAGCAGTCGTAG
- a CDS encoding DUF819 family protein, with translation MLFPVAALIANDAVIFGILMAILAAIFITSNSKHPFWQKFYTFVPALLLCYFIPSLLTTFGIVNEADSNLYFVASRYLLPACLVLLTLSIDFKGILNLGPKAIIMFVTGTVGILIGGPLAIIIVGFFNPEVVGGAGPEAVWRGLSTVAGSWIGGGANQAAMYEVFDPSDELFGAMVTVDIIVANIWMAFLLYGAGMSDRVDGWFKADSSAITELKDNIEAYRESIARVPTFLDLVKLGAVAFVITALGHLAGDTIAPWISENAPLLKQFSLDSAFFWIIVVATTGGLIASFTKVRKLEGAGASKIGSIFIYILVMTIGMKMDISSMLDAPGFFIVGAVWILIHIILLLSVGKLIKAPFFFTAVGSQANIGGAASAPIVASAFHPALAPVGVLLAVLGYALGTYAAYVCALLMQAVS, from the coding sequence ATGCTATTTCCCGTTGCCGCACTTATTGCTAACGATGCTGTTATTTTTGGAATTCTCATGGCTATTCTCGCCGCCATTTTTATCACCTCAAACAGCAAACACCCATTTTGGCAAAAATTTTACACATTTGTCCCGGCATTGCTGCTCTGTTATTTTATCCCCTCACTTCTCACAACATTTGGCATAGTAAACGAAGCGGATTCCAACCTATACTTCGTAGCTTCAAGATATTTACTTCCCGCCTGTTTGGTTCTTTTGACTCTTAGCATCGACTTTAAAGGAATTCTGAATTTGGGGCCAAAAGCCATCATCATGTTTGTCACGGGAACCGTTGGAATCCTCATTGGTGGCCCACTCGCCATTATTATTGTCGGATTTTTCAATCCTGAAGTAGTTGGCGGAGCCGGACCTGAAGCGGTTTGGCGAGGACTCTCAACCGTGGCCGGAAGCTGGATCGGCGGCGGTGCCAACCAGGCTGCAATGTATGAAGTATTTGATCCAAGTGATGAACTGTTCGGAGCTATGGTTACGGTTGATATTATTGTTGCTAACATCTGGATGGCATTTTTGCTCTACGGCGCCGGGATGTCAGACCGGGTAGATGGATGGTTTAAAGCGGATTCATCAGCTATTACAGAACTCAAAGACAATATCGAGGCGTATCGTGAGAGTATTGCCCGCGTACCCACTTTTTTGGACCTGGTGAAACTTGGAGCCGTGGCGTTTGTCATTACGGCTTTAGGTCATCTGGCCGGTGATACCATTGCACCCTGGATTTCTGAAAATGCCCCTCTGCTCAAGCAATTCAGTCTTGACTCCGCTTTCTTTTGGATTATTGTGGTTGCCACAACCGGCGGACTCATTGCATCCTTCACCAAAGTTCGCAAGCTGGAAGGTGCCGGAGCATCCAAAATCGGCAGTATCTTTATCTATATTTTGGTGATGACCATCGGCATGAAGATGGATATCTCCTCCATGCTTGATGCGCCCGGATTTTTTATCGTGGGAGCCGTCTGGATTTTAATTCACATTATCCTGCTTCTCTCTGTTGGGAAACTGATTAAAGCCCCTTTCTTCTTTACGGCTGTGGGAAGCCAGGCAAATATTGGTGGAGCAGCGTCTGCGCCAATTGTTGCCTCAGCGTTTCACCCGGCACTTGCACCCGTTGGTGTTTTACTTGCTGTCTTGGGATATGCTCTCGGAACGTATGCAGCCTACGTTTGTGCATTGTTAATGCAGGCGGTGAGTTGA
- a CDS encoding type II toxin-antitoxin system RelE/ParE family toxin: MNTGFNVVWTEEAARNVDSVIDYLQENWSQREVQRFLGKLRERVWLISQNPELFPESKVVQNTRRSVLSKQITIYYRVESLQIEILHVFDTRQNPHKLK, encoded by the coding sequence ATGAACACCGGCTTTAATGTAGTTTGGACGGAGGAAGCAGCCCGTAATGTGGATTCAGTTATTGACTATTTGCAAGAAAATTGGAGCCAACGAGAGGTCCAGCGTTTTTTGGGCAAGCTTCGCGAGCGGGTTTGGTTGATTTCACAGAATCCAGAACTGTTTCCAGAGTCAAAAGTTGTCCAAAATACCCGCCGGTCTGTGCTGAGCAAACAAATAACGATCTACTATCGGGTTGAGAGCCTGCAAATAGAAATTCTTCATGTATTTGATACCCGCCAAAACCCCCATAAATTAAAATAA
- a CDS encoding carboxyl transferase domain-containing protein, producing MMIQNSMNSEFGPHTRCTKRREDVPAAGVVTGIGSVSGRTCMIVANDATVKAGAWFPMTAKKNLRAQEIALENHLPIIYLVDSAGVYLPMQDEIFPDKEHFGRIFRNNAQLSAKGIPQIAAIMGSCVAGGAYLPIMSDEALIVDGTGSVFLAGSYLVKAAIGEDVDSETLGGATTHTEISGVTDYKMEDDSECILTIRDLVGKLGPLEKADFNRESSVQPELDMSEALSDFPQDRSKPYDTMAIIKSMVDANSFTEFKKGYGQTLITGYARIDGWSVGIVANQRKIVKSKTGEMQIGGVIYSDSADKAARFVMNCNQKKIPILFLQDVTGFMIGKRSEHGGIIKDGAKMVNAVANSIVPKITVIIGNSYGAGNYAMCGKAYDPRFIYAWPTAQIAVMGGTQAAKVLTQIKVSSLEKKGKEITDEEKAKILKKIKDRYDKQTDVKYAAARLWVDDIIKPEDTRNRISHAIECANHNPEIPEFKTGVIQV from the coding sequence ATGATGATACAGAATTCCATGAACTCGGAATTTGGGCCGCATACAAGATGTACGAAGAGGAGGGAGGATGTCCCGGCGGCCGGAGTTGTGACCGGAATTGGCTCGGTAAGCGGACGAACATGTATGATCGTTGCGAACGATGCTACCGTAAAAGCCGGAGCCTGGTTTCCAATGACGGCCAAAAAGAATTTGAGAGCCCAGGAGATCGCCCTCGAAAATCATCTGCCAATTATCTACCTGGTTGATTCTGCCGGTGTCTATCTGCCCATGCAGGACGAGATTTTTCCCGATAAAGAACATTTCGGACGAATTTTTAGAAATAATGCTCAGTTGAGTGCAAAAGGCATCCCACAGATTGCAGCCATTATGGGAAGTTGTGTGGCGGGCGGAGCTTATCTGCCGATTATGAGTGACGAAGCCCTGATTGTGGATGGAACGGGGAGCGTATTTTTAGCCGGAAGTTATTTGGTGAAAGCGGCCATTGGGGAAGATGTGGACAGTGAAACACTGGGCGGTGCCACTACTCACACGGAAATCAGTGGCGTGACCGATTATAAAATGGAAGATGATTCTGAATGTATTCTTACAATCCGGGATTTAGTTGGCAAGCTGGGGCCGCTGGAAAAAGCTGATTTCAATCGGGAATCATCTGTTCAGCCGGAATTGGATATGAGCGAGGCTCTGTCTGATTTTCCACAAGACCGAAGTAAACCGTATGATACAATGGCGATCATTAAATCGATGGTGGACGCGAACAGCTTTACGGAGTTTAAAAAAGGATATGGACAAACGCTCATTACCGGTTATGCCAGAATTGATGGATGGAGTGTTGGGATAGTGGCGAATCAAAGAAAGATTGTAAAAAGTAAAACCGGTGAGATGCAGATTGGCGGTGTGATCTATTCCGATAGTGCCGATAAAGCCGCTCGTTTTGTGATGAACTGCAATCAGAAAAAAATCCCAATACTGTTCTTGCAGGATGTGACCGGATTTATGATCGGTAAGCGGAGTGAACATGGCGGAATCATCAAAGACGGAGCCAAAATGGTAAATGCCGTTGCAAACTCTATAGTACCAAAAATCACGGTAATTATTGGTAACAGCTATGGTGCAGGAAATTATGCGATGTGTGGCAAAGCCTACGATCCGAGATTCATCTATGCATGGCCGACTGCCCAAATTGCCGTTATGGGAGGAACGCAAGCCGCTAAAGTTCTGACTCAAATCAAGGTGTCATCCCTCGAAAAGAAAGGCAAAGAGATTACGGATGAAGAAAAAGCTAAAATCCTGAAGAAAATCAAAGACCGGTACGACAAACAGACCGATGTAAAGTATGCGGCAGCCCGTCTCTGGGTAGATGATATCATCAAACCCGAAGACACCCGGAATCGAATTTCACATGCTATCGAATGCGCCAATCACAATCCGGAAATTCCGGAATTTAAAACTGGGGTGATTCAGGTTTAG
- a CDS encoding type II toxin-antitoxin system RelE/ParE family toxin — MALTVVWTKTAQFDREKVFEFWNEHNGSREYSKKLNQQIQKKVELTKYYPEAGLSTDSKPIRFHLIDKHFKLFYRADSERIIILRFWDTRQDPDSLNIQNFV; from the coding sequence ATGGCTTTAACAGTAGTTTGGACAAAAACTGCGCAATTTGATAGAGAGAAAGTTTTTGAATTTTGGAATGAGCACAACGGTTCAAGGGAATATTCCAAAAAGCTAAATCAGCAAATCCAAAAGAAGGTTGAACTGACGAAATATTACCCCGAAGCTGGATTATCTACTGATTCAAAACCGATTCGATTCCATTTAATAGACAAGCATTTCAAACTTTTTTACAGAGCTGATTCTGAAAGAATTATAATTCTTCGATTTTGGGACACTCGGCAGGATCCTGATTCGTTGAATATTCAAAATTTTGTTTAA
- a CDS encoding amidohydrolase family protein, translating to MKKAILLTFFMICMGAQLLFAQITEKPRFGKFAITNGTIHTVTKGTIKGGIVLIENHTITFVGDNAKIPSDYEVINASGKHVYPGFFDANTRLGLEEVSSVSLTQDYAEVGDFNPHMKAFTAVNPNSVSIPVTRVNGITNVVSIPSSGVIAGKAVLLDLWGYTPDDMAVKESAGLHIEWPNAMRGGSWDDRPDEEVQKEYEKDLKELNDFWKQAEFYDEMMKQYELDPEGRSQPDKNIKMEAMREVVAGDVPVIISVNREKNIKNALDWANEKEDLNVIFAGVAEGWRMADELAEAEIPVIASSLYTTTRDYDNYQRPYQNAGLMAEAGVKVMISTGEGVENVRNVGFHAGYAATYGMGKEEALKAVTINPAEAFGVDDQLGSIEQGKKANLFISDGDPFEPTTHIEHVFINGYKIPMTSRHDQLYEQFLNRDAVNR from the coding sequence ATGAAAAAAGCAATTCTATTAACGTTTTTTATGATATGTATGGGCGCCCAGTTGCTCTTCGCCCAGATCACAGAGAAGCCGAGATTCGGAAAGTTTGCGATAACGAATGGTACAATCCACACCGTAACCAAAGGAACCATTAAAGGCGGCATCGTTTTGATTGAGAATCATACGATCACATTTGTTGGTGATAATGCAAAAATCCCAAGTGATTACGAAGTAATCAATGCATCCGGCAAGCATGTATACCCCGGATTTTTTGATGCTAACACTCGCCTTGGCCTCGAGGAGGTTTCTTCCGTTTCATTAACTCAAGATTATGCTGAAGTCGGTGATTTTAATCCACATATGAAAGCCTTTACGGCCGTCAACCCAAATTCGGTATCTATTCCTGTAACCCGGGTGAATGGAATCACGAATGTAGTCTCCATTCCATCATCTGGTGTCATTGCAGGAAAAGCGGTGTTACTTGATCTGTGGGGATACACTCCCGATGATATGGCGGTCAAAGAGTCGGCGGGACTTCATATTGAGTGGCCAAATGCAATGAGAGGCGGCTCATGGGATGATCGACCGGATGAAGAAGTTCAGAAAGAGTACGAAAAAGACCTGAAAGAACTGAATGATTTCTGGAAACAAGCCGAGTTTTATGATGAGATGATGAAGCAGTACGAGCTTGATCCCGAAGGCCGATCGCAGCCGGATAAAAACATCAAAATGGAAGCGATGCGAGAAGTTGTAGCGGGAGATGTTCCGGTTATCATTTCTGTGAACCGTGAGAAGAACATCAAAAATGCACTGGATTGGGCGAACGAAAAGGAAGACTTGAACGTCATTTTTGCCGGAGTTGCTGAAGGATGGCGGATGGCTGATGAACTGGCTGAAGCAGAGATTCCGGTGATCGCATCGAGTCTGTATACTACTACACGTGATTATGATAATTACCAGCGTCCCTATCAGAATGCCGGTTTAATGGCAGAAGCCGGAGTGAAAGTGATGATCTCAACCGGTGAAGGTGTGGAAAATGTACGAAATGTTGGATTCCACGCAGGATATGCCGCCACTTATGGAATGGGCAAAGAGGAGGCATTGAAAGCGGTGACCATCAATCCGGCAGAAGCGTTTGGAGTTGATGATCAACTCGGCAGTATTGAACAGGGAAAAAAAGCTAATCTGTTTATTTCTGATGGAGATCCGTTCGAGCCAACGACACACATCGAACATGTCTTCATCAACGGATACAAAATTCCAATGACCAGCCGCCACGATCAGCTTTATGAACAGTTTTTAAATCGGGATGCGGTGAATCGGTAA
- a CDS encoding amidohydrolase, with the protein MNFKENFLSEKMNRRKSNLWRTMKSVIGLFGLMMVFISSQFDLALAQETGSVLIENGTVLTITGENLENTDVLVENGIITEIGENIDAPQRIDRIDATGKYVMPGIIDAHSHLNGVDINEATSPATPQVTMKESIDPNDVGIYAALAGGVTSINLMHGSANVIGGRNATLKLRYGQDQHGLIFEDAPQTVKFALGENPMRVHGESSGIHPSTRMGVEMVIREYFDAAIDYRRNRTEYLEAKEEYDHTGEGTPPIPVAKNLRLEVIADIIEGNILVHCHSYRADEILMLVQIFEDYGIENYTFQHANEAFKVAPELAEHGAYASVFSDWWAYKFEVYYSTAYNASILNENGVVTSINSDSNELIRHLNHEAAKTIRYGNTTESDALKMITINPAIQLGIDEHVGSIEVGKHADISIWNGHPLSIYSVNEMTLIDGVVYFDRENDADDMRLDRAISPTENYEDTQSRAYQNSHGREADACMQDVFMLFDSQENRQSLHQEFHNQIK; encoded by the coding sequence ATGAATTTTAAAGAGAACTTTTTATCAGAAAAAATGAACAGAAGGAAATCGAATCTTTGGAGAACGATGAAATCAGTGATCGGACTTTTCGGTTTGATGATGGTTTTTATCAGTAGTCAATTTGACCTGGCTCTTGCTCAGGAAACTGGTTCAGTTCTAATCGAAAATGGAACGGTTCTCACCATCACCGGTGAGAACCTGGAGAATACCGATGTGCTGGTTGAGAATGGAATCATCACAGAAATCGGGGAAAATATAGATGCTCCGCAACGCATCGACCGAATTGATGCAACCGGAAAATACGTGATGCCCGGAATTATTGATGCACATTCTCATCTGAATGGTGTAGATATCAATGAGGCAACGTCTCCCGCAACACCCCAGGTTACAATGAAGGAATCGATCGATCCAAATGATGTGGGAATTTATGCGGCGTTAGCTGGTGGAGTTACATCCATCAACCTAATGCATGGTTCTGCAAATGTGATTGGCGGACGAAATGCAACGCTGAAATTACGGTACGGACAAGATCAGCATGGATTGATTTTTGAGGATGCACCACAGACCGTAAAATTTGCGTTGGGTGAAAACCCGATGCGGGTTCATGGAGAAAGTTCAGGAATTCATCCAAGTACCCGAATGGGAGTGGAAATGGTGATTCGTGAATATTTTGACGCGGCTATCGACTACCGAAGGAATCGAACGGAATATCTCGAAGCCAAAGAGGAGTATGATCATACGGGTGAAGGAACGCCTCCCATACCCGTAGCAAAAAATCTCCGCCTGGAAGTGATTGCGGATATCATTGAGGGAAATATTCTCGTGCACTGTCACTCGTACCGTGCAGATGAGATCCTGATGCTGGTTCAAATTTTTGAAGATTACGGTATTGAAAATTATACATTCCAGCATGCCAATGAAGCTTTTAAAGTGGCTCCAGAGCTGGCCGAACATGGCGCATATGCATCTGTTTTCTCGGATTGGTGGGCATACAAGTTTGAAGTGTATTACAGTACAGCGTACAACGCATCAATCCTGAATGAAAATGGTGTGGTAACCAGCATTAACTCAGACAGTAACGAGCTCATCCGCCATCTGAACCACGAAGCAGCCAAGACCATTCGGTATGGAAATACAACAGAAAGCGATGCGCTGAAAATGATCACTATTAACCCGGCTATTCAGCTTGGAATTGATGAGCACGTAGGATCCATCGAGGTAGGAAAACATGCTGATATTTCAATTTGGAATGGCCATCCGCTGAGTATTTATAGCGTGAATGAAATGACGCTTATCGATGGTGTGGTTTACTTCGACCGTGAAAATGATGCCGATGATATGAGATTGGATCGGGCCATCAGCCCTACAGAAAATTACGAAGATACTCAATCCAGAGCATACCAGAATTCCCACGGAAGAGAAGCTGACGCATGCATGCAAGATGTATTTATGCTTTTCGATTCGCAGGAAAACCGGCAGTCTCTTCACCAGGAATTTCACAATCAAATTAAATAA